The stretch of DNA CTATAGCTAAAGAATATCATTACACGCTTTCGCTACTCCCTAAACCACTTCCTCACCATCGACTATTTTGTTTTAGTCCTCACCACACACTCCATGTTGAGCGCATGCGAGAAGCAGCACAATACCTCGTAGGCACCCATGATTTTGCTTCCTTTGCTAATCTAGGAAGAGAGTACTCTTCCACGGTACGAACTCTCTATACCCTCGACTTGTTAGAACAAGAACATCTTGTCACAGTTGTATGCAAAGGAAGTGGTTTTCTTTATAAAATGGTACGCAACATTCTGGGAGCTCTTCTCGATGTTAGCAAAGGGAAATATCCCCCAGAACATCTTCTGGAAATGCTCGAAAAAAAAGATCGTAAAAAAGGGCCTCCTTCCGCCCCTCCTTACGGGCTTTCTTTACATCACGTGTGTTATCCCGCCCCAT from Chlamydia suis encodes:
- the truA gene encoding tRNA pseudouridine(38-40) synthase TruA; this translates as MTRKIVLRIAYQGTAYSGWQRQPNALSIQEVLETLLKKISGERISVIASGRTDAGVHAQGQIAHFCCPDHPHFSDPAQIKRMLNALLPHDIVIRDVVATHQDFHSRFSAIAKEYHYTLSLLPKPLPHHRLFCFSPHHTLHVERMREAAQYLVGTHDFASFANLGREYSSTVRTLYTLDLLEQEHLVTVVCKGSGFLYKMVRNILGALLDVSKGKYPPEHLLEMLEKKDRKKGPPSAPPYGLSLHHVCYPAPYQWFCTHEPTNDSSEGKQ